A region of the Agrobacterium sp. RAC06 genome:
CATGGTCGGCGGTCTATCGGTCACGGCTGCCATGGCGACGCGGGGGCCGCCGCCGGCCTTCTCCAAGCGCATGGGCTTTCTGCTCGTCAACGTGCTCTGGGCCACCTTTTCGCTGGTCGGTGCGATCCCGATCTATTTCTCCGAACTGGACCTGACCTTCGCCCAGGCCCTGTTCGAATCGGTTTCGGCCATCACCACGACAGGCTCGACGGTTCTTGCCGGACTGGACGACATGGCGCCCGGGCTTCTCGTCTGGCGCTCGCTGCTACAATGGCTGGGCGGCATCGGGATTGTGGCGCTCGGGCTGTTCGTGCTGCCATTCCTGAGAGTGGGCGGGGTCTCCTTCTTCAAGATGGAATCCTCCGACATCGCAGACAAGCCGTTCGCGCGGATCGCCACCTTTACCAGCGCCTTCGTCGCCATCTATGTCGCGATCACCCTGATTTGCATGATCGCCTACGACATCTTCGGCATGAGTCATTTCGATGCGCTCAACCATGCCCTGACAACGATCGCCACAGGTGGCTTCTCCACCCATGACGCCTCCTTCGGCTATTTCGACAGCTATGCGCTTCGCGGGATCGCAACCTTCTTCATGACGGTCTGCAGCCTGCCTTTCTCGATCCTGATCGTCTTCTTCATAAAGGGGCGCCTCGACGCCCTGCGCGATCCACAGATTCTCGTCTTTCTTGGCTATCTCGCAGCCTTCGCCGTATCTGCAGCACTCTACAACCACCTGCGCAATGGCGTGGACCTGCCGCTCGCGCTGTCGCATTCCTTGTTCAATTTCGCATCGATCCTGTCGACCACCGGCTATGCCAGTGAAGACTACACTCTGTGGGGGCCGTTTGCAGTGGCCGCAGCCTATTTCGCCACCTTCATGGGCGGCTGCTCCGGCTCGACGGCCGGGGGCATCAAGGCCTACCGTTTCGTCATCATTTTCAACATCATCGTGACGGGGCTGAAGCGGCTCATCTATCCGAACGCCGTCTATTCTGTCCGCTACGGCAACCAGATCGTCGATGCAGACACGCAGCGCGCCGTGTTCCTGTTCTTCAGCGCCTATATCTTCATCTGGGTGATCGGCAGCCTCGCCATGGCGCTGGCCGGCTACGATTTCGCCACTGCCTCATCCGCCATGATCACGGCGCTCTCGAATGTCGGCCCCGGCATCGGGTCGCTGATCGGCCCGGCCGGCAACTTCGCCACGATGCACGATCCGGAACTCTACATCCTGTCGCTTGCCATGCTGCTCGGTCGTCTCGAAGTGCTGACCGTCATGGTGCTGCTGGTGCCAATGTTCTGGCGCTCGTGACCATCAGGCCAACGTGATCGCACAGAACCGCTCTGCGCTTGACGCCCGGGCCTGGTTCTTCCCACACTCCCGCAAGATCAATGCGGGAGAATCACGTGTCCCTGATGCCCTCAGCCCCTGCCCGCGGCCTTGCCGTCACCCTGATCGGCGCATTCCTTTCTGCGGCACCGGTTGCGGCCGGCCCGCTTCTCGATGCGGCGATCGAGGCGGAGAAACTTGCGGCACAAAACGATGCGAAGGGCGCCTTCGAGGCCATGCGTTCGGGGCTTGCAGCCTTCAGCCAGAGCTTGCCGCTCACGGTCCCGCGCGCCGTCTTCATCACGGAAGTCCCGAAGGCCTACAGGGCCTATACCGCAAAAGCGGAGCCGGTCTTCGTCACCGGCGAGAAGCTCATCACCTATGTCGAGGTGGCTGGGCTCAAATGGCAACAGGCGCCTAACAACCAGCGGCAATCGCATTTCACCGTCGATCTCGAACTCACCGACGACGAAGGCAAGACGCTCGCGCTGCAAAAGGAATTCGGCAACTTCACCTTCACCGGCCATTCGGATGCGATCGAGGTCTATACCCATCTGACGCTCGACGTCGATGGCGCCAAGCCCGGCGCCTATGTGCTGCGCTATACGGTGAACGACGTGATCGCCGAACGCTCGACGCCTTTCGAACTGGCCTTCACGCTGAAGGACAAGAGCTGAACGCCCACATCGGGCGTCCAGTTTTTCGGATCAATTCGCCATGGTCGAGCGATGCGCCCAGCCGGTCATGCGCTTTTCGAGCCAGGCCATCAGCGCATACATGGCGATGCCCTCGACGGCGAGCGCCAGAAGCCCGGCAAAGACCAGGGGCACGTTGAACTGGCTCTGGGCCGAGCTCATCATGTTGCCGAGGCCGTAATTCGAGGCCACCGTCTCCGAAACAACAGAGCCGACGAAGGCGAGCGTGATCGCAATCTTCAGCGAGCCGAAGAAATAGGGCATCGACCGGGGAATGCCGACCTTCAGCATGATGTCGAGCTTCCTGGCGCCCAGCGCCCGCAGCACGTCTTCCGTCTCCGGCTCGATCGTGGCGAGACCCGTCGCGACATTGACGACGATCGGGAAGAAGGAAATCAGGAAGGCGGTCAGCACCGCCGGCACGGTGCCGATGCCGAACCAAATGACGAGGATCGGCACGAGCGCCACCTTGGGGATCGCATTGAAGCCGATCATCAGGGGATAGAGCCCGGCATAGATGGACTTCGACCAGCCGATGAAGAGACCGAGCCCCAGTCCGGCGACAACGGCGATCATGAAGCCGAGCGTCGTCGTGTAGAGCGTCTGCAGCGAGTTCTTCCAGATCGGCGACCAGTATTGCACCACCGCTTCAAAGACCCGTGACGGTGCCGGCAGGATGGTCGGCGGCATGTCGAGCACGATGACCGTCAGTTCCCAGATGGCGAAAAGCGCCAGCGTGTAGAGGAAGGGTGCGGCCCGCACCCAGTTGATGCGCTGCATCAGGGGCTTTACGACCGGGCGGGTCGGCGCTGTCTCGATCGTCATCGTCATGCCGCAACCCTCGCCTTTGCGATCTCGCCGTGCAGCACATGCACCATGTCGTTGAATTCGGTCTGGTACATCAATTCCAGATCCCTTGGTCGCGCGAAGGGCACTGTGTGTTCCTTGACCACCTTGCCGGGTCTGGCACTCATCACGAAAATCCGGTCGGCGAGGAAGACTGCCTCGCGCAGGTCATGGGTCACAAGCACGATCGTCACGCCCTGGGCCGCATGCAGATCGCGGATGACGCACCACAGCTCCTCGCGGGTGAAGGCATCCAGCGCACCGAAGGGCTCGTCGAGCATCAGGAGTTCCGGTTCGTGGATCAGCGCCCGGCAGAGATTGGCGCGCTGCTGCATGCCACCCGACAGCTGCCAGGGGAATTTCGAGCCGACGCCCTTCAGGCCGACGATCTCCAGGAGGTTCTCGGCCTTTTCGACATATTCCTTCTTGTTCGCTCGCAGGCGATGCCGATGCTTCTCGACGATTTCGAGCGGCAGGAGAATGTTCTCGAGCGTCGTGCGCCAGGGCAACATGGTCGGGTTCTGGAAGGCCATGCCGACGATCGACACCGGCTTGGTCACCTGCTGGCCGGCGACGATGACGACGCCGGATTGCGGGATGTGCAGCCCGGTCACGAGCTTCATCAGGGTGGACTTGCCACAGCCGGACGGGCCGACCACGGCGGAGAATTCGCCCTTGTCGACGCGCATGGTAAGGCCGGATACGGCAAGCGTTCCGTCGGCGCCGCCATAGCGCATGTCGACATTGTCGATGGAAACGAGGTGGGACATCGGGGCTCCGGTCTAAATGGGATTACCCAACCTCCCCTTGAGGGGGAGGTCGCTGCGAAGCGGCGGGTGGGGTGATCTCGCAAAAAGGTCACCCCACCCCGAACCTGCGGTTCGACCCTCCCCCCTCAAGGGGAGGGTGAGGTCATCAAGGCAACATCCGCTCTTCCTTGGCCGGCAGGAAGCTTGCATCGAAGACCTGCTCGGCCGTGACATTGCCCTTAAGGCCCATGGAGACCTTGAGGGTCTCGATCGAGGCGGAAAGGCGCGCCATGTCGACGCTGCCCATGCCGTTTTCGACAACATAGGGCGTCTTGATATTCATGGCGTTGGCCATTTCGAGACGTTCCTTCTCGATGTCGACATTCAGCGTCTCGTTGCGCTTCAGGACAGCGGCGGCACCCTCTTCCGGATTGGCAACGGCATCGGCAAAGCCCTTGGCCAGCGCCCTCAGGAAGCCTTTCACAGCCTCAGGGTTTTCGGCGGCGAAGTCGGAGTTCACCAGAACGCTGTTGCCATAGAGGTTCAGGCCGTTATCGGCCATCAGGATGGTCGCGATGTCGTCTGCCGGGATGCCTTGCGCCTTGAGGTTCAGGATGACCGAGAAGGCAAAGCCGAAGACGGCATCGACGTCGCCCTTGGCGAGCATCGGCTCGCGCACGGGAAAGCCGATCGATTCGATGGTGATGCCGCTGTCGTCGATGCCGGCGGCCTGCTTGAAGGCCGGCCACTGGGCAAACGCGCCATCCGGCGGCGGTGCGCCGAGCTTCTTGCCTTCCAGCGACTTCGGATCTTCCGTCACGCCGAGCGACTTGCGGCCGACGACCGAGAAGACGGGCTTGTCATAGACCATCATCACGGCCTTGACCTTCTGGGACGGATCCTCATCGAGGAACTTGATCACCGAGTTGATGTCGCCGAAGCCCATCTGATAGGCGCCGGTTGCCACGCGCGGAATCGCCTCGACCGAGCCATTGCCCGAATCGATCGTCACATCCAGGCCTTCCGCTGCGAAATATCCCTTGTCCTGCGCCAGCAGGAAGCCGGCGGCCGGGCCCTCGAACTTCCAGTCGAGCGTGAACTTGATGGCCGTCTCGGCATGCGCCTGACCGACCGGCAGCGTCACGCCGGCAAGCAGACCCGCCGCCACAACGGCGGCCGAAAAGAGACGTCTTGATATCATGGATTTGAGCTCCCCTTGTTTTTGGTGGGAGCATCAAAGCAGGAAATAGCGAGGCCGCAAAGCGGAAAATGCTCAAACTTTCGTCAAAAATAGATCTGCACAAATTTGGCGCATTGAGTGCAAAGAGATGTACGACACCAAGAACCTGTCCCGAAGAGAACGGGCCAGCGCTAACAGTCAAAACACAGGAAGTTTGGTGCGGACGGCGGGGATCGAACCCGCATGACCTAAGGCCGAGAGATTTTAAGTCTCTTGCGTCTACCAGTTTCGCCACGTCCGCGTGCGGGCCCTGTTTCGATCAGATCGGCGGACGCGTCAAGGGTAGTGGGCCAATGCTGTGGCCCGCCCCGTGTCATCGATCACTCAGCTTGCGAGCGCATCCAGGAATTCGACGCCGATCTCGCGGGGGCTGCGCCATTTGACGGCGCAGTCATGGGTCGTGCCGTCCTCCAGGCGCAGGCGGAACTGAGGGGGAATGTCGGCGGTCGATTCGAAGCTCATCTTGGCGCCGAGAGGCGACAGATTGCGAATCATGCAGTCGAAGGTGGAATGGCCGCCGGGGAGGATGGCGCGGCCGGCTTTGAGCGCCCGCAGGCGGGGCTGGCGACGACGATCTGGCTGTTCCATGGCATGCGTCCTTTCAGGTCTTACAACCCGAAGCATGCGCCAAAGCGCTCAAGAGACCCTTGAAACGATCGATCGCCTTTTACCGATCGGGTGGCCCAGTTGCCCCAAAGACGAAAAAAGGCGGAGCTTGCGCCCCACCTTTTGACGATAGTCAATTCTATGCTCAGGCCAGCTTGGCAGCTAGCTTCGCCACATGGGCACCCTGATAGCGAGCACCTTCGAGTTCGATCTCGGAGGGCTGGCGCGAACCGTCGCCGGCCGTGATCGTGGAGGCGCCGTAGGGCGAGTTACCCATGACTTCGCTCACACCCATCTGGCCCTGGAAGGCGTAAGGCAGGCCTGCATAGAGCATGCCGTGATGCAGGAAGGTCGGGATGAAGCCCATGATGGTGGTTTCCTGGCCGCCATGCTGGGTCGCGGTCGAGGTGAACATCGAGCCGAGCTTGCCGGTCAGCTTGCCCTGCGCCCAGAGGCCGCCGGTCTGATCCCAGAAATTGCGCATCTGCGAGGCGACCGTGCCGTAACGGGTGCCGGCGCCGACGATGATGGCGTCATACTGATCGAGCTCGGTCGGGTCGGCGATCGGCGCCTGCTGGTCCATCTTGTAATAGGAAGCCTTGGCGACATCGTCCGGCACCAGTTCCGGAACGCGCTTGACAGTGACGTCGGCACCGGCCGACTTTGCGCCTTCGGCAACGGCATAGGCCATGGTTTCGATGTGACCGTAAGCGGAATAATAGAGAACCAGTATCTTGGCCATGTCGTATCTCCCTTTGAACATGCGGCCCTGCCGCGCTGTGGATGTGCGAGATGTAGCGCATTCCGCATCGGGAACCAGTCGCGGCTGCGGGAACGCAGTGTTCAATCAATGAGTGCCTTTACTTCTCTTCACGGACATAAAACGGTAACCTCTCGGTCCCCGCCTGCCCCATTCCCATAGGACTTAATCCATGACCTCGACGATCAAGACCGCCGCCATGCTCGCCATCGGCGACGAACTCCTGTCCGGCCGCACCAAGGACAAGAATATCGGCCATCTCGCCGACCTGCTGACGGTTGCCGGCATCGATCTGAAAGAGGTCCGCATCGTCTCGGACGAGGAGGATGCGATCGTCGAGGCGCTGAATGCGCTCAGGTCGAAATACACCTATGTCTTCACCTCGGGCGGCATCGGCCCGACGCATGACGACATCACGGCCGATGCCGTGTCGAAGGCCTTCGGCGTGCCCTGCCTGCACGACCCTGACGCCATGAAGCTGCTCGGCGACATGTATGCCGGCCGAGGACTGGAATTCACCGAGGCCCGCCAGCGCATGGCGCGCATGCCGCAAGGCAGCCGCCATATCCCGAACCCGGTCTCGACCGCCCCCGGCTTCATCATCGGCAATGTGCATGTCATGGCCGGCGTGCCGCAGGTCTTCCAGGCGATGATGGCGCATGTGATCGAAACACTGCCGGCCGGCCAGCGCGTGCTGTCGCGCTCGATTGCCTGCCCCTTCGGTGAAGGCGATATCGGCACGGCACTTGGCGCGATCCAGAAAGCGCATCCGGAAACCTCGATCGGCTCCTATCCGCATTTCGACGGTCGGCGCTTCTCGACCGAACTCATTGTCCGGGCGCGCG
Encoded here:
- a CDS encoding TrkH family potassium uptake protein, which encodes MNTNLLRSVVYIAALCGLYLSTAMLIPAMVDLYYGDPHWSVFTVSAAMVGGLSVTAAMATRGPPPAFSKRMGFLLVNVLWATFSLVGAIPIYFSELDLTFAQALFESVSAITTTGSTVLAGLDDMAPGLLVWRSLLQWLGGIGIVALGLFVLPFLRVGGVSFFKMESSDIADKPFARIATFTSAFVAIYVAITLICMIAYDIFGMSHFDALNHALTTIATGGFSTHDASFGYFDSYALRGIATFFMTVCSLPFSILIVFFIKGRLDALRDPQILVFLGYLAAFAVSAALYNHLRNGVDLPLALSHSLFNFASILSTTGYASEDYTLWGPFAVAAAYFATFMGGCSGSTAGGIKAYRFVIIFNIIVTGLKRLIYPNAVYSVRYGNQIVDADTQRAVFLFFSAYIFIWVIGSLAMALAGYDFATASSAMITALSNVGPGIGSLIGPAGNFATMHDPELYILSLAMLLGRLEVLTVMVLLVPMFWRS
- a CDS encoding ABC transporter permease — encoded protein: MTMTIETAPTRPVVKPLMQRINWVRAAPFLYTLALFAIWELTVIVLDMPPTILPAPSRVFEAVVQYWSPIWKNSLQTLYTTTLGFMIAVVAGLGLGLFIGWSKSIYAGLYPLMIGFNAIPKVALVPILVIWFGIGTVPAVLTAFLISFFPIVVNVATGLATIEPETEDVLRALGARKLDIMLKVGIPRSMPYFFGSLKIAITLAFVGSVVSETVASNYGLGNMMSSAQSQFNVPLVFAGLLALAVEGIAMYALMAWLEKRMTGWAHRSTMAN
- a CDS encoding ABC transporter ATP-binding protein, with translation MSHLVSIDNVDMRYGGADGTLAVSGLTMRVDKGEFSAVVGPSGCGKSTLMKLVTGLHIPQSGVVIVAGQQVTKPVSIVGMAFQNPTMLPWRTTLENILLPLEIVEKHRHRLRANKKEYVEKAENLLEIVGLKGVGSKFPWQLSGGMQQRANLCRALIHEPELLMLDEPFGALDAFTREELWCVIRDLHAAQGVTIVLVTHDLREAVFLADRIFVMSARPGKVVKEHTVPFARPRDLELMYQTEFNDMVHVLHGEIAKARVAA
- a CDS encoding ABC transporter substrate-binding protein, translating into MISRRLFSAAVVAAGLLAGVTLPVGQAHAETAIKFTLDWKFEGPAAGFLLAQDKGYFAAEGLDVTIDSGNGSVEAIPRVATGAYQMGFGDINSVIKFLDEDPSQKVKAVMMVYDKPVFSVVGRKSLGVTEDPKSLEGKKLGAPPPDGAFAQWPAFKQAAGIDDSGITIESIGFPVREPMLAKGDVDAVFGFAFSVILNLKAQGIPADDIATILMADNGLNLYGNSVLVNSDFAAENPEAVKGFLRALAKGFADAVANPEEGAAAVLKRNETLNVDIEKERLEMANAMNIKTPYVVENGMGSVDMARLSASIETLKVSMGLKGNVTAEQVFDASFLPAKEERMLP
- a CDS encoding PilZ domain-containing protein, coding for MEQPDRRRQPRLRALKAGRAILPGGHSTFDCMIRNLSPLGAKMSFESTADIPPQFRLRLEDGTTHDCAVKWRSPREIGVEFLDALAS
- the wrbA gene encoding NAD(P)H:quinone oxidoreductase, which translates into the protein MAKILVLYYSAYGHIETMAYAVAEGAKSAGADVTVKRVPELVPDDVAKASYYKMDQQAPIADPTELDQYDAIIVGAGTRYGTVASQMRNFWDQTGGLWAQGKLTGKLGSMFTSTATQHGGQETTIMGFIPTFLHHGMLYAGLPYAFQGQMGVSEVMGNSPYGASTITAGDGSRQPSEIELEGARYQGAHVAKLAAKLA
- a CDS encoding competence/damage-inducible protein A — protein: MTSTIKTAAMLAIGDELLSGRTKDKNIGHLADLLTVAGIDLKEVRIVSDEEDAIVEALNALRSKYTYVFTSGGIGPTHDDITADAVSKAFGVPCLHDPDAMKLLGDMYAGRGLEFTEARQRMARMPQGSRHIPNPVSTAPGFIIGNVHVMAGVPQVFQAMMAHVIETLPAGQRVLSRSIACPFGEGDIGTALGAIQKAHPETSIGSYPHFDGRRFSTELIVRARDQAIVDAAAADVEAMIDAIRNEKDAAATRDLGTGEVA